The following proteins are encoded in a genomic region of Arachis ipaensis cultivar K30076 chromosome B02, Araip1.1, whole genome shotgun sequence:
- the LOC107628311 gene encoding uncharacterized protein LOC107628311 codes for MEEIREERRVPVKRGARAILAKRHCRRTIESREERKASPFRVVAPTLPSGSSSPPSLLVVSLGVIAIDPCPCRRRKSLTRIGAEGEDSPPPLRQSPPCAITAACATAATSGLSPLSRSAKREREPGKRLLPEEKPILPPCLAAGKTSPPSPENSAGKDLSWSSFPLDFRKLHCRCMIGFSYRRRRSGRRRHSRWLPGLPANQVSYHRYFVFLVWLGPDDCVSHKCCCDCCAVPFLSELVSKLIYVALRLFLLLRKISGAGILVVGFGPRRKAFL; via the exons ATGGAGGAGATCCGAGAGGAAAGGAGAGTGCCGGTGAAGAGAGGAGCCCGCGCCATCCTCGCAAAACGCCATTGCCGCCGCACCATCGAGAGTCGCGAGGAGAGGAAGGCGTCGCCGTTCCGTGTGGTCGCGCCAACATTGCCATCAGGGTCTTCTTCGCCGCCGTCCTTGCTTGTCGTTTCCCTTGGAGTCATTGCCATCGATCCTTGCCCCTGTCGCCGCCGCAAGTCGCTAACAAGGATCGGAGCTGAGGGAGAGGACAGT CCGCCGCCGTTGCGCCAGTCGCCGCCGTGTGCTATCACTGCTGCGTGTGCCACCGCCGCCACCTCTGGTCTGTCACCGTTGAGCAGATccgcgaagagagagagagaacctgGGAAGAGGCTGCTGCCGGAGGAGAAACCAATCTTGCCGCCGTGCCTGGCCGCCGGAAAAACCTCGCCGCCGTCGCCGGAAAATTCTGCCGGTAAGGATTTAAGTTGGTCTTCGTTTCCTTTGGATTTCCGGAAGCTTCATTGTCGTTGTATGATTGGTTTCAGTTACCGTCGCCGGAGATCTGGTCGCCGCCGCCACTCGAGGTGGTTGCCGGGGCTGCCGGCAAACCAGGTCAGCTATCACCGCTATTTCGTTTTCTTAGTTTG GTTGGGTCCTGATGATTGCGTGTCGCATAAGTGTTGCTGTGACTGCTGTGCCGTTCCTTTTCTTTCT GAATTAGTATCCAAGCTTATATACGTGGCGTTGAGGCTGTTTCTGCTATTGAGAAAAATAAGCGGAGCTGGAATATTGGTTGTTGGTTTCGGGCCGAGACGAAAGGCTTTCCTGTGA